A genome region from Choloepus didactylus isolate mChoDid1 chromosome 14, mChoDid1.pri, whole genome shotgun sequence includes the following:
- the LOC119509644 gene encoding Parkinson disease protein 7 homolog: MRLSVEVSCLNIYVFIKFLKICNRMASKKALVILAKGAEERKMVILVDVMRCAGIKVTVMDLTGKEPVQCSRGVVICLDASFRDKKKKKKKKKQAPYDMVVLPVDNLSAKNISEPSAVKESLKKQEKRKGLMAAICAGAMALLACEIGFGNRVATHPLAKDKMMNGNHCSYSENCVKDSLILTSHGPGTSFEFALGIEALSGNEVTDQLKAPLVLKD, from the coding sequence ATGAGGCTTAGTGTTGAAGTgagttgtttgaacatctatgtttttattaaatttttaaaaatatgtaacagAATGGCTTCAAAAAAAGCTCTGGTCATCCTAGCTAAAGGAGCAGAGGAGAGGAAGATGGTCATCCTTGTGGATGTCATGAGATGCGCTGGAATTAAGGTCACTGTTATGGATCTGACTGGAAAAGAGCCAGTTCAGTGTAGTCGAGGTGTTGTTATTTGTCTTGATGCCAGTtttagggataaaaaaaaaaaaaagaaaaaaaaaaaacaggcaccaTATGACATGGTGGTTCTGCCAGTAGATAATCTCAGTGCAAAGAATATATCCGAGCCTAGTGCTGTGAAAGAGTCactgaagaaacaagaaaagaggaaaggccTCATGGCTGCCATCTGTGCAGGTGCTATGGCTCTGTTGGCTTGTGAAATAGGTTTTGGAAACAGAGTTGCAACACATCCACTTGCTAAAGACAAAATGATGAATGGAAATCACTGTAGCTACTCAGAGAACTGTGTGAAGGATAGCCTTATTCTTACCAGCCATGGTCCTGGAACCAGCTTTGAGTTTGCTCTTGGTATTGAGGCACTGAGTGGCAACGAGGTGACTGACCAATTGAAGGCACCACTTGTTCTTAAAGATTAG